The Aureispira anguillae genome contains a region encoding:
- a CDS encoding cytochrome C oxidase subunit IV family protein — MGHSHGLSVEEQRKEDIKIGTKGFWILLLVTFAEVGVALFTKELLPGSIVRLIMIALSLYKAYYIVSIFMHLGAEVGGFAATIVLPMTLLIWAVIAFLWEGDYARNNRNYVKDARPGAEMPAPESSKATSMKSTEELSKQLSFR, encoded by the coding sequence ATGGGACATTCACATGGGCTAAGTGTTGAGGAGCAAAGAAAAGAGGATATAAAGATTGGAACCAAAGGGTTTTGGATTCTACTATTGGTAACATTTGCAGAGGTAGGAGTTGCTTTATTTACTAAAGAATTACTTCCTGGTTCTATTGTACGACTAATTATGATCGCACTAAGTTTGTACAAAGCTTATTATATTGTTAGTATCTTTATGCATCTTGGTGCAGAGGTAGGAGGTTTTGCTGCTACAATTGTATTGCCAATGACTTTGTTAATTTGGGCCGTTATTGCTTTTCTTTGGGAAGGTGATTATGCTCGAAATAATCGTAATTATGTAAAAGATGCACGACCAGGTGCTGAAATGCCTGCTCCAGAGTCTTCTAAAGCAACAAGTATGAAATCTACAGAAGAATTGTCTAAGCAATTATCTTTTAGATAG
- a CDS encoding sporulation-delaying protein SdpB family protein has product MLQFYKKFYDKSSDFLFTQNPYTWVYGLARTILAIGTLITLTFSSVDVLFDYSIFHEVNAKNLFSNVNFFMIFGWGQLGLAKIIAILILLVAASGIYPRYTGIFQWWIASSFFYASSIVEGGDQINAILCFLFIPMTLLDNRRWHWGTKEFSENKKFVGNLMLVLISIQMSMVYLNAVTDKMYASTEEWKLGNAIYYYLKDSYFSYPDWMDPLMTNLLANSVVVSSITWGTLFLELVLFGILFSNKNVKLALLPFAVLFHLGIALFLGLVSFFMAMLGGLIIYLVPKDAPIPSLFDKAAFSA; this is encoded by the coding sequence ATGCTTCAATTTTATAAAAAATTCTATGATAAAAGTTCCGATTTCCTATTTACTCAAAACCCATATACTTGGGTTTATGGGCTTGCTAGAACAATTTTGGCAATTGGCACTTTGATTACATTAACGTTTAGTTCGGTAGATGTTCTTTTTGATTACTCCATTTTTCATGAAGTAAATGCCAAGAACCTATTTAGCAACGTTAATTTTTTTATGATTTTTGGTTGGGGACAGTTAGGCTTAGCTAAAATCATTGCAATACTAATTTTATTGGTAGCTGCTTCTGGGATCTATCCTAGGTATACAGGTATTTTTCAGTGGTGGATTGCCTCTAGCTTTTTTTACGCTTCATCAATTGTAGAAGGGGGAGATCAGATTAATGCGATCCTTTGTTTTCTTTTTATTCCAATGACTTTGCTTGATAACAGAAGATGGCATTGGGGAACTAAGGAGTTTTCAGAAAACAAGAAGTTTGTAGGTAACCTTATGTTGGTACTAATATCCATCCAGATGTCCATGGTTTATTTAAATGCAGTGACCGATAAAATGTATGCCAGTACAGAAGAATGGAAACTAGGAAACGCCATTTATTACTATTTAAAGGATTCTTATTTTAGTTATCCCGATTGGATGGATCCACTAATGACGAATCTACTAGCCAATTCAGTTGTTGTTTCTAGCATTACTTGGGGAACCTTATTTCTGGAATTGGTTCTATTTGGTATTTTATTTTCGAATAAAAATGTCAAACTTGCTTTATTGCCATTTGCTGTTTTATTCCACTTGGGAATCGCCTTGTTTTTGGGGCTCGTAAGCTTTTTTATGGCGATGTTGGGGGGCTTGATTATTTACTTAGTTCCCAAGGATGCTCCCATACCCTCGCTTTTTGATAAAGCAGCGTTTTCTGCATAA
- a CDS encoding cytochrome c oxidase subunit II, which translates to MGFIIGALCVILLAVFIVQVGKARELASIVRNDPAEQDEINKFHAGLGMVFMVTFLTACVVSFIYYIPTTLGWGPNIAASKHGPEVDYLFNLTLFFTSIVFILTHIALFWFVWKYKGKQGKIGLYWAHNETLEMVWMIIPSVVMTFLVVGGLQAWNKIMLDLPEDAVSVVLPEEEGEYLEIEATGSQFLWFLRYPGRDGKIGTKYFTQINSNNPLGQTWTDEKNMDDFMTTEIVLPVNKPVRVRITARDVLHNFYIRDMRVKTDAVPGMPTYFNFTPTVTTDSMRRRLSKEPSWQVPDKNDDTKQRWETFHYELACAELCGNGHYSMRNLVKIVSEEEYLAWVDAQEGGKLEEVVDSVNNETIYQYVPGSVKSQYFSKVHNQTDNDPLKGKTADFEKLVENKLRVNVYMDKLKEMRNNAELGSADYTNAEAAMAKIQPLLKAVRLSQSVAESNTKLAAAKAIADAVKPTPVVPTPTTDTTSTEG; encoded by the coding sequence ATGGGATTTATAATCGGGGCATTATGTGTCATTTTATTGGCCGTATTTATAGTGCAAGTAGGAAAAGCTAGAGAACTAGCTTCTATCGTACGTAACGACCCAGCAGAACAAGATGAAATCAATAAGTTCCATGCAGGATTAGGTATGGTGTTTATGGTTACCTTTCTAACTGCATGTGTGGTATCTTTTATCTACTACATACCAACTACCTTAGGGTGGGGACCTAATATTGCTGCTTCTAAGCATGGACCAGAAGTAGATTATTTATTTAATCTTACTTTATTTTTTACTTCTATTGTATTTATCCTAACACATATCGCATTATTTTGGTTTGTTTGGAAATACAAAGGGAAGCAAGGTAAAATCGGCCTTTACTGGGCACACAACGAAACATTAGAGATGGTTTGGATGATTATTCCTTCTGTTGTAATGACGTTTTTGGTTGTTGGTGGTCTACAGGCTTGGAATAAAATCATGTTGGATTTGCCAGAAGACGCTGTTAGTGTTGTTCTTCCTGAAGAAGAAGGAGAATATCTAGAAATTGAAGCAACTGGTTCTCAGTTTTTGTGGTTCTTGCGTTACCCAGGTCGTGATGGTAAAATTGGAACAAAATATTTTACTCAAATCAATAGTAACAATCCTTTGGGACAAACTTGGACCGATGAGAAAAACATGGATGATTTCATGACTACTGAAATCGTTCTTCCTGTCAACAAGCCTGTAAGAGTTCGAATCACTGCTCGTGATGTATTGCACAACTTTTACATTCGTGATATGCGTGTCAAAACAGATGCGGTTCCAGGGATGCCTACCTATTTTAACTTTACTCCAACTGTAACTACAGATTCTATGCGTCGTCGTTTGAGCAAGGAGCCTTCTTGGCAAGTACCTGACAAAAATGATGATACTAAGCAACGTTGGGAAACGTTCCACTATGAATTGGCTTGTGCAGAGCTTTGTGGAAACGGACACTATAGTATGAGAAATCTTGTTAAGATTGTTTCTGAAGAAGAATATTTGGCTTGGGTTGATGCTCAAGAAGGTGGTAAATTAGAAGAAGTTGTTGATTCTGTAAACAACGAAACTATTTACCAATATGTACCAGGTTCTGTTAAGTCTCAATACTTCTCTAAGGTACACAACCAAACGGATAACGATCCTTTGAAAGGTAAAACAGCTGATTTTGAAAAATTGGTTGAAAACAAGCTTCGTGTAAATGTATACATGGACAAATTAAAAGAAATGAGAAACAATGCAGAGCTAGGTTCTGCTGATTATACAAATGCAGAAGCTGCAATGGCAAAAATCCAACCACTTTTGAAAGCGGTTCGTTTGTCTCAATCTGTAGCAGAATCTAATACTAAGTTGGCAGCGGCTAAAGCAATTGCTGATGCTGTAAAACCAACTCCTGTAGTTCCAACTCCTACAACTGATACAACTAGTACAGAAGGATAG
- a CDS encoding DUF420 domain-containing protein → MSNSINQEQNATYKKLRLLVNIISVALPLIVGAMFQFKFTDFVWPFDVHLLPLINAVLNGTTALLLIGSLIAVKNKNINLHKQLIYAGMVLSLLFLVVYIMYHTTAGHTKFGGEGTIRYVYFFLLLTHIVLAAIQAPFVLYAFLYGYTGQIKKHQKIVKFSYPIWLYVSITGVICYLMISPYYA, encoded by the coding sequence ATGAGTAATTCTATAAATCAAGAACAAAATGCAACTTATAAGAAATTGCGTTTGTTGGTCAATATTATTTCTGTAGCACTCCCGCTAATTGTTGGGGCGATGTTTCAGTTTAAATTTACAGATTTTGTTTGGCCTTTTGATGTACATCTTTTACCCTTAATCAATGCTGTACTAAATGGTACCACAGCTTTGTTACTGATCGGATCTTTGATTGCTGTTAAAAACAAAAACATTAATCTACATAAGCAGCTAATTTATGCTGGGATGGTTTTGTCCTTGTTGTTTTTGGTGGTTTATATTATGTATCATACAACAGCAGGACATACTAAGTTTGGGGGAGAGGGGACAATACGATATGTTTATTTCTTTTTACTATTGACCCATATTGTACTAGCTGCAATCCAAGCTCCATTTGTTTTATATGCTTTTCTATATGGTTATACAGGACAAATTAAAAAACATCAGAAAATTGTAAAATTTAGCTATCCAATTTGGCTTTATGTTTCTATTACTGGAGTAATTTGTTATCTTATGATTTCCCCATACTATGCTTAG
- a CDS encoding cytochrome c oxidase subunit 3 — protein MATDTVHEIENEIGMEELWEGGDSPFRSEYGKLMMWYFLLSDAFTFAGFLIAYGSLRFSMDAWPIPDHVFSTAPFGIEGAPLIFVTFMTFVLIVSSVTVLRAVQEGKLENVNGVVKWLVITIIGGGMFLGCQAWEWTNLIAVEGVTIYNNPFSSALDNGEYVSLAEAHQLNPELEKKTMMVDVHTDKGHTQEALPYLYDAANDQKYFEKFDHHYFHRHGGEAPHKAVGESFEIGDPYLIAYQNGEYFPGAYKTAGTLMAEDMGPTAFGTLFFFITGFHGFHVFSGLIILLVIALNSWSGFYRVRNNGHVMVEKVGLYWHFVDLVWVFVFLAFYLL, from the coding sequence ATGGCAACTGATACTGTTCACGAAATTGAAAACGAAATCGGAATGGAAGAATTGTGGGAAGGAGGAGACTCTCCATTCCGCTCAGAGTATGGGAAGTTAATGATGTGGTATTTCCTATTATCTGATGCTTTCACTTTTGCAGGATTCCTTATTGCTTATGGATCTTTGCGTTTTAGTATGGATGCGTGGCCTATACCTGATCACGTATTTAGTACTGCTCCTTTTGGAATAGAAGGTGCTCCTCTTATTTTTGTTACGTTTATGACGTTTGTACTAATCGTAAGTTCTGTAACAGTACTTAGAGCGGTACAAGAAGGAAAATTAGAGAATGTAAATGGAGTCGTGAAATGGCTAGTGATTACGATTATAGGAGGTGGTATGTTCTTGGGCTGTCAAGCTTGGGAATGGACAAACCTTATAGCTGTAGAGGGGGTAACTATTTATAACAATCCTTTTAGCTCAGCGTTAGATAATGGAGAATATGTATCTTTAGCAGAGGCACATCAATTGAATCCTGAGTTGGAGAAAAAAACAATGATGGTTGATGTTCACACAGATAAAGGTCATACGCAAGAAGCATTGCCTTATTTGTACGACGCAGCTAACGATCAAAAATATTTTGAAAAATTTGACCATCACTATTTCCATAGACATGGAGGTGAAGCGCCACACAAAGCAGTGGGCGAAAGTTTTGAAATAGGCGATCCTTATTTGATTGCTTACCAAAATGGGGAGTATTTCCCTGGTGCTTACAAAACAGCAGGTACCTTGATGGCAGAAGACATGGGACCAACAGCATTTGGTACTTTATTCTTCTTTATTACTGGATTTCATGGATTCCATGTATTTTCTGGATTAATTATTCTATTGGTTATTGCCTTAAACTCTTGGTCTGGTTTCTATAGAGTGCGCAACAATGGGCATGTTATGGTCGAAAAAGTAGGTCTTTATTGGCATTTTGTAGATTTGGTATGGGTATTTGTATTCTTGGCTTTTTACCTATTATAA
- a CDS encoding cytochrome c oxidase subunit I, whose protein sequence is MANINIVEKELEHGGHHGDHGHDDHGHHGDKYQSSFVDRYIFSQDHKTIGKQFLITGIIWAIIGAGMSIIFRLQLGFPDADMAWLQPLLGGWINIDPVSGLGKLDPDFYYALVTMHGTILVFFVLTAGLSGTFSNLLIPLQIGARDMASPMMNMLSYWFFFLAGFVLLISLFLNTGPFSGGWTGYPPLSALPQASDGSKAGATLWLISLVFFVVSVLLGGINYITTVLNMRTKGMGMFRMPLTVWAFLITAVLGLLSFPVVASGFFMLTFDRVMGTSFFLNEIYVAGEALTTRVGGSAILFQHLFWFLGHPEVYIIILPAMGLVSEVLSVNARKPIFGYKAMVFSILAIGVLSFLVWAHHMYMSGMNPFIANIFVLFTLIIAVPSAVKVFNWIATIWGGNLRINSASLFSIGFVSMFISGGLTGIFLGNAAIDIQQHDTYFVVAHFHVVMGVAAFFGMFAGIYHWFPRMYGRFMNETMGKMHFWGTLIGAYAIFGPMHYLGMAGVPRRYYRFDGFQAFAEFEGLNQFITIAAILTFAVQFLFVINFFYSIYKGKKQTEMNPWGATTLEWTAPIDAGHGNWEGEIPEVHRWPYDLGRHGREFILQTEPLAEGEIDGGH, encoded by the coding sequence ATGGCAAATATTAATATCGTAGAAAAAGAATTAGAGCATGGCGGACATCATGGGGATCATGGTCACGACGACCACGGACATCATGGTGACAAGTATCAGTCTTCATTTGTAGACCGATACATCTTTAGCCAAGATCATAAAACTATTGGCAAGCAATTCTTGATAACAGGGATTATTTGGGCAATTATTGGTGCAGGGATGTCAATCATTTTCCGTTTGCAATTAGGTTTTCCTGATGCAGATATGGCATGGTTACAACCCTTATTAGGAGGATGGATTAATATTGATCCTGTTAGTGGTTTAGGTAAATTAGATCCTGATTTTTATTATGCATTGGTAACGATGCATGGTACCATCTTAGTATTTTTTGTATTAACAGCTGGTTTGTCAGGAACATTTAGTAACCTCTTAATTCCATTGCAAATTGGAGCTAGAGATATGGCATCACCAATGATGAACATGTTGTCTTACTGGTTCTTCTTTTTGGCTGGTTTTGTTTTATTGATTTCTTTATTCTTGAACACTGGACCATTCTCTGGTGGATGGACAGGTTACCCTCCTTTATCTGCTTTGCCACAGGCATCTGATGGATCTAAAGCTGGAGCAACATTATGGTTGATCTCTTTAGTATTCTTTGTTGTATCGGTATTGTTAGGAGGTATTAACTATATTACTACGGTACTAAATATGCGTACCAAAGGAATGGGAATGTTTAGAATGCCATTAACAGTTTGGGCATTTTTGATCACTGCAGTTTTAGGTTTGTTATCTTTTCCAGTAGTAGCGTCAGGCTTTTTTATGTTGACTTTTGACCGTGTAATGGGAACTTCTTTCTTCTTGAATGAAATCTATGTTGCAGGAGAGGCTTTAACAACTAGAGTAGGTGGTTCTGCTATTTTGTTCCAGCATTTGTTTTGGTTCTTAGGTCACCCAGAGGTATATATCATTATTTTGCCTGCAATGGGTTTGGTATCAGAAGTACTATCTGTAAATGCTCGTAAACCTATCTTTGGTTATAAAGCGATGGTATTTTCTATCTTAGCAATTGGTGTATTGTCTTTCTTAGTATGGGCGCATCATATGTATATGTCAGGAATGAATCCATTTATTGCAAATATCTTTGTATTGTTTACTTTGATTATTGCAGTACCTTCTGCGGTAAAAGTATTTAACTGGATTGCAACAATATGGGGAGGTAACTTAAGAATTAATTCTGCTTCTCTATTTTCTATAGGTTTTGTTTCGATGTTTATTTCTGGTGGTTTGACAGGTATCTTCTTAGGAAATGCTGCCATTGATATCCAACAACACGATACCTACTTTGTAGTAGCGCATTTCCATGTTGTAATGGGGGTTGCTGCATTCTTTGGAATGTTTGCTGGTATCTATCACTGGTTCCCACGTATGTACGGTCGTTTTATGAATGAGACGATGGGTAAAATGCATTTCTGGGGTACATTGATTGGAGCTTATGCTATCTTTGGACCTATGCATTATTTAGGTATGGCTGGTGTACCTCGTCGTTACTATCGATTTGATGGATTCCAAGCATTTGCAGAGTTTGAAGGTTTGAATCAATTTATTACAATTGCTGCTATTTTAACCTTTGCTGTTCAATTCTTGTTTGTAATTAACTTCTTCTATTCTATTTATAAAGGAAAGAAACAAACAGAAATGAATCCTTGGGGAGCGACAACATTAGAATGGACTGCTCCTATTGATGCTGGACATGGAAACTGGGAAGGAGAAATTCCTGAAGTACACCGTTGGCCTTATGATTTGGGTCGTCACGGAAGAGAGTTTATCCTTCAGACAGAGCCTTTAGCAGAAGGAGAAATTGACGGAGGACATTAA
- a CDS encoding SdpA family antimicrobial peptide system protein, with amino-acid sequence MKKHLLMGLAIVTIFSYFYFNFISTLSQNVISITAEEKNIIKFFFPQGWGFFTKDPREAKYKLYDVTDPNAPKLVNFKITALENFFGLSRKGNRICIEMIRIQNHLPKDSKWVVSNLDIDEFHLNESAFESIDLGQEDFFYIKSGKYIIKKYFITPWNWLKYPNNYSKEYKYYSFELN; translated from the coding sequence ATGAAAAAACATTTATTAATGGGCTTGGCGATAGTAACTATTTTTAGTTATTTCTACTTTAACTTTATTAGTACGCTATCCCAAAATGTAATTTCCATCACTGCGGAAGAGAAGAATATCATTAAATTTTTCTTTCCGCAGGGATGGGGATTTTTTACAAAAGACCCTAGGGAGGCCAAGTATAAACTTTACGATGTAACAGACCCCAATGCTCCAAAACTAGTGAATTTTAAAATTACTGCTCTAGAGAATTTTTTTGGCTTGTCAAGGAAGGGAAATAGAATTTGTATTGAAATGATTCGAATACAAAATCACCTTCCTAAAGATTCGAAATGGGTAGTCAGTAATTTGGACATTGATGAATTTCACCTTAATGAGAGTGCCTTTGAATCGATTGATTTGGGGCAAGAAGATTTTTTCTATATAAAATCAGGTAAGTATATAATCAAAAAATACTTTATAACGCCTTGGAATTGGCTGAAATACCCCAATAACTACTCTAAGGAATATAAGTATTATTCATTTGAACTGAATTAA
- a CDS encoding cytochrome c oxidase subunit 3 encodes MEMVASPKRIRRIHPKKFALWTAIVSILMFFSAFTSAYIVRKAAGNWLSFPIVEEFFYSTGVILSSSIILHVAYRAFVNKNYQLYRILLTIGFILGILFVSLQYAGWLALNQKGIFIYTNQSSSFFVMLIGTHALHVIGGITALMISWIYAMKKNTLEWTPKGQLRLELTFTYWHFVDVLWLYLLLFIWTQQ; translated from the coding sequence ATGGAAATGGTGGCATCTCCAAAAAGAATAAGACGGATACACCCAAAGAAATTTGCTTTGTGGACGGCTATTGTAAGTATACTAATGTTCTTTTCAGCATTTACAAGTGCTTATATTGTTCGTAAAGCAGCAGGAAATTGGCTTTCGTTTCCAATTGTTGAAGAGTTTTTTTATAGTACAGGGGTAATCTTGTCTAGCAGCATAATTTTGCATGTTGCTTACAGAGCTTTTGTTAATAAAAACTATCAACTATATAGAATCTTATTAACAATAGGGTTCATCTTAGGAATTTTGTTCGTATCCTTGCAATATGCAGGATGGCTAGCACTTAATCAAAAAGGTATTTTTATCTATACCAACCAATCGAGTAGCTTTTTTGTAATGCTAATTGGTACACATGCGCTGCATGTAATTGGTGGGATCACTGCTTTGATGATTAGTTGGATTTATGCCATGAAAAAAAATACCTTGGAGTGGACTCCTAAAGGACAACTAAGATTAGAGTTAACATTTACTTATTGGCATTTTGTCGATGTTTTATGGTTGTATTTGTTGTTGTTCATTTGGACACAGCAATAA
- the cyoE gene encoding heme o synthase, with amino-acid sequence MATTDNNTISIGSFLKQKINDYKLLVKLKLSLLVVFSACITFLLGANDYSWQALVVLGLGGFFVTGAANALNQVLEKDYDKLMKRTADRPVATGRMESSEAVLIAGLLSVAGLLLLATFNPTTAVLGALSLISYSFIYTPMKRVSPAAVWIGAIPGALPMSIGWVAAGNGLGAEALFLFSIQFFWQFPHFWAIAWVAYKDYSDAGFYLLPSKKKDGRDKSTAMQTVFYAACLLPMSILPFYFGISSYIACCVMLVMGIFYLTYAINLYRKCTDQAARKLMFASFAYLPVVLIVLVLDKI; translated from the coding sequence TTGGCAACAACAGACAATAATACGATAAGTATTGGAAGTTTTTTGAAACAGAAGATCAATGATTATAAACTTTTAGTAAAACTAAAGTTGTCATTATTAGTGGTTTTCTCAGCCTGTATAACCTTTTTATTAGGGGCAAATGACTATTCTTGGCAAGCACTAGTAGTACTTGGATTAGGAGGTTTCTTTGTTACAGGAGCTGCAAACGCACTCAATCAGGTTTTGGAAAAAGATTATGATAAACTAATGAAGCGGACAGCTGACCGTCCTGTAGCAACAGGACGTATGGAAAGTTCGGAGGCTGTTTTGATAGCAGGCTTATTAAGTGTAGCAGGATTGTTATTATTGGCTACTTTTAATCCGACCACTGCTGTATTAGGAGCTTTATCTTTGATTTCATATTCTTTTATTTATACGCCCATGAAACGAGTATCACCAGCCGCTGTTTGGATTGGTGCAATACCTGGGGCATTACCAATGTCTATTGGTTGGGTAGCAGCAGGGAATGGATTAGGAGCTGAGGCTTTGTTTTTGTTTAGCATTCAGTTTTTTTGGCAATTCCCTCATTTTTGGGCAATCGCATGGGTTGCATACAAGGATTATTCTGACGCAGGATTTTATTTATTGCCTTCTAAGAAAAAAGACGGTCGTGATAAGAGCACTGCTATGCAGACGGTATTCTATGCCGCTTGTTTACTCCCTATGAGTATTTTGCCTTTTTATTTTGGCATTTCGAGTTATATTGCTTGTTGTGTAATGTTAGTAATGGGAATTTTTTACTTAACTTATGCGATCAATTTATATCGAAAATGCACCGATCAAGCAGCACGAAAGCTTATGTTTGCATCATTTGCTTATTTACCTGTTGTTTTGATTGTTTTAGTTCTTGATAAAATTTAA
- a CDS encoding cation-translocating P-type ATPase, which produces MSNHNNETFVFDGKTKLFTIVLMVIGAVCLAWSYMSGPESMHHMRFWTNYLHNSVFFTGIAFAAVLFLAAHALAWGGWVAMFKRIPEAIMSFLSVGAALFLILGIAIYMNAEGTELLYLWNNQDYLNVESPNFDPLAFHKSAFVNPTCYLLTVVVVLIWSFFAVMFRKISINEDTTPYTVTTANSVPDNVRRNRIYAAAFLPIGGFSSAYVIWQWIMSVDTHWYSTLFAWYATVSMWVSMLAVTFMMIIFLKSKGLLQKFNDEHMHDIGKYIFGFSVFWTYLWFSQFMLIWYANNGEETQYFFLRFEQFKVVFFANLLMNFVGPFFILMMNSSKRTLGTLGFVAGLVFLGHWLDFYQMIKPGVWYNYEHAQHLSHAGHDDHAPHGDNTYHINEAPKAVLTTYQDDQHGEEHHDAHDHSDHAADNHDAHDHSDHAADNHDAHGHDHTAHDNHDGHGHDAHGHDHAEHAHDDHGHHAEPQFLMGVHFPGALELGTFLGFLGLFLFVTFTSLSRASLYPPNDPYILESEHYDTGIGPEREAH; this is translated from the coding sequence ATGAGCAATCATAATAACGAAACTTTTGTTTTTGACGGAAAAACCAAGTTGTTTACCATTGTTTTGATGGTAATTGGTGCCGTCTGTTTGGCTTGGTCCTACATGAGCGGTCCAGAAAGTATGCATCATATGCGTTTTTGGACGAATTACTTGCATAACTCTGTATTTTTTACAGGGATAGCATTCGCCGCAGTCTTATTCTTAGCTGCACATGCTTTGGCATGGGGTGGATGGGTTGCAATGTTTAAACGTATTCCTGAAGCAATAATGAGTTTCTTGTCTGTAGGAGCTGCTTTATTTTTAATCTTAGGAATCGCTATTTATATGAATGCAGAAGGTACAGAATTATTGTACCTATGGAATAACCAAGATTATTTAAATGTTGAAAGTCCAAATTTTGATCCGTTGGCTTTTCACAAATCTGCTTTCGTTAATCCTACTTGTTATTTACTAACAGTTGTTGTTGTCCTAATTTGGTCTTTCTTTGCAGTGATGTTCAGAAAAATTTCAATTAACGAAGACACAACTCCTTATACTGTTACTACAGCAAATTCAGTACCAGATAATGTAAGAAGAAACCGTATCTATGCCGCAGCATTTTTGCCAATTGGTGGTTTTTCTAGTGCTTATGTTATTTGGCAATGGATTATGTCTGTTGATACGCACTGGTACTCTACTTTATTTGCTTGGTATGCTACGGTATCAATGTGGGTAAGTATGTTGGCTGTGACCTTTATGATGATTATTTTCTTAAAATCAAAAGGTTTGTTGCAGAAGTTTAACGATGAGCACATGCACGATATTGGAAAATATATTTTTGGATTTAGTGTATTTTGGACGTACCTATGGTTCTCTCAATTTATGTTGATTTGGTATGCAAACAACGGTGAAGAAACTCAATATTTCTTCTTGAGATTTGAGCAATTTAAAGTAGTATTCTTTGCTAACTTGTTGATGAACTTTGTAGGACCTTTCTTCATCCTTATGATGAATAGCTCTAAGCGTACCTTAGGTACCCTAGGTTTTGTAGCTGGTTTAGTATTTTTGGGACACTGGTTGGATTTCTACCAAATGATTAAGCCTGGTGTTTGGTACAACTATGAGCATGCTCAACATTTGTCTCATGCTGGTCATGACGATCACGCTCCACATGGTGACAATACTTACCATATAAACGAAGCGCCTAAAGCAGTTTTGACAACTTACCAAGATGACCAACATGGTGAAGAGCATCACGATGCACACGATCATAGCGATCATGCAGCAGATAACCACGATGCACACGATCATAGCGATCATGCAGCAGATAACCACGATGCACACGGTCACGACCATACTGCGCACGATAATCACGATGGACATGGACACGATGCTCATGGACACGATCACGCAGAACACGCACATGACGATCATGGACATCATGCAGAGCCTCAGTTCTTGATGGGAGTACATTTCCCAGGAGCATTGGAATTAGGAACATTCTTAGGATTTTTAGGATTGTTTTTATTTGTAACCTTTACTTCTTTGAGTCGTGCATCATTGTATCCACCTAATGATCCATACATATTGGAGAGTGAGCATTATGATACTGGTATCGGACCAGAAAGAGAGGCTCATTAA